In the Colletotrichum lupini chromosome 1, complete sequence genome, one interval contains:
- a CDS encoding sey1, with product MNGHFAAVGEEPDAQNYEHGIQVIDDQKDFNSHVATYLQKVRVAEAGFNYHLISVFGSQSTGKSTLLNNLFGTDFSVMSETMRQQTTKGIWMSKNKKESGMAENIIVMDVEGTDGRERGEDQDFERKSALFALATSEVLIVNLWETQVGLYNGANMGLLKTVFEVNLQLFLKDKQSSLRSLLFFVIRDHLGTTPLANLRNTLVQDLTKIWSSISKPQGLENSRIEDYFDFAFAALPHKILQADKFTTEIQNLGRRFTAGHRTSGASTQEFDGGVFLPEYHRRIPADGFSLYAEGIWDQIVNNKDLDLPTQQELLAQFRCDEISREVLIGFDTAVVPLEEKQSESARAGKPAVLADLGVTGRESREKCLKAFEIQASRYHKGVYSRKRQDLEAKIDGRLKTLYNAQLSAAHKAAIASFSEHVSGAVKAGQKSGAAYEFAEIVTEEKKKTLEFFKTEAESLAIPGVAWSNFKSQYVLFEKELDDVSGKLRKEEMRRLATRVERWVKSRLGDAIGLEFNKLGSGRAGSGAPETGEKPAEKDLWDRIWTVFVDIVKDAQGRFTDRAKSFEATQDEVEVGLWRLRRKSWVALREKIEEEVMEGNILLKLRENFEDKFRYDEAGVPRIWRPTDDIEGIYTKARESTLTLIPLLSKFKLSESYGPPELPAWIGNQPRGVEPSDEEDLTPIGGVDEEDGKSLEEEMTVLSESKRQDLVIRFKKTADGVYVEAKRSAIGGVAQVPLYFYALLVALGWNEIVAVLRNPFLFVFLIMLAGGTYVAYTLNMLGPMYQMANAAANQGVEIGKAKLREFIENSDTARQALAMPARDSDSISMDTLDSRGKKKSAEDDIDDI from the exons ATGAACGGCCACTTTGCTGCTGTCGGCGAAGAGCCGGATGCCCAGAACTACGAGCATGGCATCCAGGTCATTGACGATCAGAAGGACTTCAA CTCCCATGTCGCAACATATTTGCAAAAAGTGCGCGTCGCCGAGGCGGGGTTCAACTACCACCTCATCTCCGTCTTCGGCTCCCAATCCACTGGCAAGTCGACGCTGCTGAACAACCTCTTTGGTACCGACTTCTCCGTCATGTCCGAGACGATGCGCCAGCAGACTACCAAGGGAATATGGATGTCCAAGAACAAGAAGGAATCCGGCATGGCCGAGAACATCATCGTTATGGATGTTGAGGGGACTGATGGACGCGAGCGTGGCGAAGACCAGGATTTCGAGAGAAAGAGCGCTCTGTTCGCACTGGCAACTAGCGAAGTCTTGATTGTCAACCTCTGGGAGACACAGGTCGGCCTGTACAATGGTGCCAACATGGGCCTACTCAAAACCGTCTTTGAGGTCAACCTACAGCTCTTCCTCAAAGACAAGCA GTCGAGCTTGAGATcactcctcttcttcgtaaTCCGAGACCACCTTGGCACGACGCCCCTTGCGAACCTGCGCAACACCCTGGTCCAGGACCTGACTAAGATCTGGTCCTCCATCTCCAAGCCGCAGGGCCTCGAAAATTCGCGCATCGAGGACTACTTCGACTTCGCCTTTGCCGCCCTCCCCCACAAGATCCTGCAGGCTGATAAGTTCACTACCGAGATCCAGAACCTGGGGAGGAGGTTCACTGCGGGGCACCGCACGAGTGGGGCCAGCACTCAGGAGTTCGATGGCGGTGTGTTCCTCCCCGAGTACCACCGACGCATTCCCGCCGACGGCTTTTCGCTCTACGCTGAGGGCATCTGGGATCAGATTGTCAACAACAAGGACCTGGACTTGCCGACACAGCAAGAGCTGCTTGCGCAATTCCGTTGCGATGAGATCTCGAGGGAGGTCCTGATTGGTTTCGATACTGCCGTTGTACCGCTCGAGGAGAAGCAGTCCGAATCTGCCAGAGCCGGTAAGCCCGCGGTACTGGCCGATCTGGGTGTGACGGGACGCGAATCTCGTGAGAAGTGTCTCAAGGCATTCGAGATTCAGGCCAGCAGGTATCACAAGGGTGTTTACTCGCGCAAGCGCCAAGACTTGGAAGCTAAGATCGACGGCCGCCTCAAGACGCTTTACAACGCACAGTTGTCCGCCGCTCACAAGGCCGCCATTGCTTCCTTCAGTGAGCACGTTTCGGGTGCTGTCAAGGCTGGCCAAAAGTCCGGCGCGGCCTACGAATTTGCTGAGATCGTTaccgaggagaagaagaagacgctCGAGTTCTTCAAGACCGAAGCTGAGAGCCTCGCCATCCCTGGCGTCGCTTGGTCCAACTTCAAGTCACAGTATGTGTTGTTTGAGAAGGAGTTGGACGACGTGAGCGGTAAGCTGCGCAAGGAAGAGATGCGCCGGTTGGCCACGAGGGTGGAGCGATGGGTCAAGTCCCGCTTGGGCGATGCGATTGGCCTCGAATTCAACAAACTCGGCTCCGGTAGAGCTGGATCCGGCGCCCCCGAGACTGGCGAGAAGCCTGCGGAGAAGGATCTTTGGGATCGTATCTGGACCGTGTTTGTCGATATCGTCAAGGACGCACAGGGCAGGTTCACCGACCGTGCCAAGAGCTTCGAAGCTACCCAGGATGAGGTCGAAGTTGGTCTCTGGCGCCTCAGGCGCAAGAGTTGGGTCGCCCTGCGCGAGAAGATTGAGGAAGAGGTCATGGAGGGCAACATTCTGTTGAAGCTGAGAGAAAACTTTGAGGACAAGTTCAGATACGACGAGGCCGGCGTACCGAGAATCTGGAGACCTACTGACGACATCGAGGGCATCTACACCAAGGCAAGAGAGTCGACGCTGACGCTCATCCCATTGTTGTCAAAGTTCAAGCTTTCGGAAAGCTACGGACCTCCTGAGTTGCCTGCCTGGATTGGAAATCAACCCCGTGGAGTTGAGCCCAGCGACGAGGAAGACTTGACACCGATTGGCGGTGTCGATGAGGAGGATGGCAAGAGCCTCGAGGAGGAAATGACTGTTCTCAGCGAGAGCAAGCGTCAAGACCTCGTCATCCGGTTCAAGAAGACCGCGGACGGTGTCTACGTCGAGGCCAAGCGTAGTGCCATTGGCGGTGTCGCACAGGTACCCCTGTATTTCTATGCTCTGCTGGTGGCTCTTGGATGGAACGAGATCGTTGCTG TCCTGCGCAACCCGTTCCTCTTCGTCTTCCTCATCATGCTCGCCGGAGGTACCTACGTCGCGTATACGCTCAACATGCTCGGGCCCATGTACCAGATGGCCAACGCGGCCGCCAACCAGGGTGTCGAAATTGGCAAGGCGAAGCTGCGCGAGTTCATTGAGAACTCGGACACGGCGCGGCAGGCGCTCGCCATGCCCGCACGCGATAGCGATTCCATCAGCATGGACACGCTCGACAGCCGgggcaagaagaagagcgcTGAGGATGATATTGATGACATTTAG
- a CDS encoding ribonuclease HII — translation MEDSPMVEDIALETPAPGAFVPPSINEKAILSGDSYTYFSPVPSTLLPPASSTKTSTPDESDSPAASGTPVCLGVDEAGRGPVLGPMVYGVFYLPIPLSDPLLRETHHFDDSKVLTPAVRSQLMTALCTPGSDLAETCGFAISALSARDISSGMMRPGANYNLNAQAMDATVDLIKGVFAQGVNIQEIYVDTVGQPAAYQAKLQRFFPATKITVAKKADSLYPCVSAASVCAKVTRDVALEVLYKGRAPDAAAEGEEGMAWGSGYPSDGRCVSWMRSNMHPVFGWGPECRFSWGTAKDMLEAKGNPKVEWPVEDDGDSARMTDYFASGNREEDGDELGTWFGRPAGLEAF, via the coding sequence ATGGAAGACTCTCCAATGGTCGAGGATATCGCTCTCGAGACTCCAGCCCCGGGTGCCTTTGTTCCCCCTTCTATCAACGAAAAGGCCATTCTCTCGGGCGACTCATACACATACTTCTCCCCAGTTCCCTCAACACTTCTCCCACCAGCCTCATCGACAAAAACCAGCACACCTGACGAATCAGATTCACCGGCAGCGTCCGGCACTCCAGTCTGCTTAGGTGTCGATGAAGCCGGCCGCGGACCGGTCTTGGGACCCATGGTGTATGGTGTCTTTTACCTACCCATTCCCCTCTCGGACCCCTTACTCCGTGAGACCCATCACTTTGACGACTCCAAAGTGCTCACACCGGCCGTCCGCTCACAACTCATGACGGCTCTGTGTACGCCGGGCTCCGACCTGGCCGAGACTTGCGGCTTCGCCATCTCAGCACTCAGTGCCCGCGACATCTCATCAGGCATGATGCGCCCGGGAGCCAACTACAACCTCAACGCCCAGGCCATGGACGCCACCGTTGACTTGATCAAGGGTGTCTTTGCGCAGGGCGTCAACATCCAGGAGATCTACGTCGATACCGTCGGTCAGCCCGCCGCCTACCAAGCCAAGCTCCAGCGCTTCTTTCCCGCAACAAAGATTACAGTCGCGAAGAAGGCAGACAGTCTCTACCCCTGCGTATCGGCCGCTTCTGTATGCGCAAAGGTTACCCGTGATGTTGCGCTTGAGGTTCTCTACAAGGGGCGAGCCCCTGACGCTGCGGCAGAGGGAGAGGAGGGCATGGCCTGGGGTTCAGGATATCCATCAGATGGACGGTGTGTGTCATGGATGAGATCCAACATGCACCCGGTGTTTGGATGGGGTCCCGAATGCAGGTTCAGTTGGGGCACGGCCAAGGACATGCTCGAGGCAAAGGGAAACCCAAAGGTGGAATGGCCGGTCGAAGATGACGGCGATTCCGCGCGAATGACAGACTACTTTGCGTCGGGGAACAGGGAAGAAGATGGTGATGAATTGGGGACTTGGTTTGGCAGGCCGGCTGGCCTAGaggctttttag
- a CDS encoding cupin, with the protein MAPPRQSNVRRRETSTGDFHELGVKGRKTGIELPDTGVRDEHGMQPIDGLFSSPEKDNGSASDDGEQDMELESESGPGPSTIMKNHPRLVPRGTSPRKTNLGSPAMRHPSFGPSSSPTRLSPQRRSSSPIEPQPTRGAPVSRKLDYGALEKNGPGLNGKRPNGFKSGRAVSSEDEEEEEAVLQAQNGHVENGEEESMQMVSMDDGQVPEPESEPAASETEEISEAEAPKQPTKRKGRPPKAKPAIQEEAEEQSNRESEPEEAPVKRRGRPAKGKGKEKTQSDEPEPEAEEVSAPKRRRSRNSDGDKAEQEEEDDRASKRQRKEPKKATGGARGRPKAAPQEEEGESSKQTAKAASKAKPGPKGRPGRKPQAAAGEDSILGVVQKGPPMPKARGLVSQKQKQDPHSITHTRSGRQSYKPLAFWKNEHVTYDEDEAFEDGKKGNKFLLPSVKEVVRVEEEEREAARKGRPRGRRPTAKAGRRRQQVESEDEEPAEPWEQDPGSVDGEIVVWQPEHEFNPPAINEQVEIDEERIAVAAGAIQTRDIRDATFRFAKTLSLPFFGSGVVDLPPGAEKRPKNSRKMQMVFFVFQGKVLVTVHESQFRISAGGMWFVPRGNYYSIHNDYENPARIFFAQGCEMSNAGANFSQDTTIG; encoded by the exons ATGGCACCGCCGCGACAGAGCAACGTCCGTCGTCGCGAGACCTCCACAGGCGATTTCCATGAGCTTGGTGTGAAAGGACG CAAGACTGGCATTGAATTGCCCGACACGGGCGTACGCGACGAACATGGCATGCAACCCATCGACGGCCTTTTCTCCTCACCGGAGAAGGACAATGGATCCGCCAGCGACGATGGAGAACAGGACATGGAGCTGGAGTCGG AATCCGGTCCCGGGCCTTCCACCATTATGAAGAACCACCCTCGGCTCGTTCCCCGAGGGACCTCCCCGCGCAAGACAAACCTCGGATCACCTGCGATGCGCCACCCGAGCTTCGGCCCTTCCTCGTCACCGACACGGCTGTCACCCCAGCGGAGATCATCGTCGCCGATAGAACCTCAGCCAACTCGTGGAGCTCCAGTTTCACGCAAACTTGACTACGGCGCCCTGGAGAAAAACGGACCCGGGTTGAACGGTAAACGTCCCAACGGATTCAAGAGTGGACGCGCAGTCTCTTccgaagacgaagaagaagaggaggctGTGCTACAGGCGCAAAATGGCCATGTCGAAAACGGGGAGGAGGAGTCGATGCAAATGGTCAGCATGGACGACGGTCAAGTGCCAGAACCCGAATCTGAGCCAGCAGCATCGGAAACAGAGGAAATTTCAGAAGCGGAGGCTCCGAAGCAGCCTACCAAGCGCAAAGGCCGTCCGCCAAAGGCGAAGCCAGCTATCCAGGAAGAGGCAGAGGAACAGTCAAACCGTGAGTCCGAACCAGAAGAAGCGCCTGTCAAGAGGAGAGGCAGGCCAGCCAAGGGCAAGGGCAAGGAGAAGACCCAGTCAGACGAACCTGAGCCTGAGGCGGAAGAGGTCAGCGCGCCCAAACGACGACGCTCGCGTAATTCCGACGGAGACAAGGCGGagcaagaagaggaagacgatCGCGCATCCAAACGACAGCGGAAAGAACCAAAGAAGGCAACGGGCGGAGCAAGGGGGCGGCCGAAAGCTGCGCCCCAGGAGGAAGAGGGGGAATCATCGAAGCAGACGGCTAAGGCCGCCTCAAAAGCCAAACCAGGACCCAAAGGCAGGCCAGGACGCAAGCCGCAAGCCGCAGCGGGCGAGGACTCGATTCTGGGCGTGGTGCAAAAGGGGCCGCCCATGCCTAAAGCGCGCGGTCTGGTATCGCAAAAGCAGAAGCAGGACCCCCATTCCATCACCCACACGAGATCCGGTCGCCAGTCCTACAAGCCTTTGGCGTTCTGGAAGAACGAGCACGTCACCtacgacgaggacgaggctTTCGAAGATGGAAAGAAGGGCAACAAATTTCTCCTGCCGAGCGTCAAGGAGGTCGTCCGcgtcgaggaagaggagcggGAGGCTGCGAGGAAGGGCAGGCCAAGAGGCCGCAGGCCTACTGCCAAGGCAGGCAGACGGCGACAGCAGGTCGAATCCGAGGACGAGGAGCCGGCGGAACCATGGGAGCAGGACCCGGGCAGCGTCGACGGCGAAATTGTGGTCTGGCAGCCGGAGCACGAGTTCAACCCGCCCGCTATCAACGAGCAGGTCGAGATCGACGAGGAGCGGATCGCCGTCGCCGCGGGCGCCATCCAGACGAGGGACATTCGGGACGCGACGTTTCGCTTCGCAAAGACACTCAGCTTGCCGTTCTTCGGCTCGGGCGTCGTCGACCTCCCGCCCGGCGCAGAAAAGCGGCCGAAAAACTCGCGTAAGATGCAGATGGTGTTTTTCGTCTTCCAAGGCAAGGTCTTGGTTACGGTACACGAGTCCCAGTTTAGAATAAGCGCCGGTGGCATGTGGTTTGTGCCAAGAG GGAACTATTACAGTATCCACAACGACTACGAAAACCCAGCTCGCATCTTCTTTGCTCAGGGTTGCGAGATGAGCAATGCGGGGGCCAACTTCTCCCAGGATACGACTATAGGCTGA